GGATGGATAACTGATGGTCGTTTTGGTTCTTATGGaatactgacagtgagttttCGATCAGATCGCGATATCGATTGTATAATCGGCTGCAGCGAAGAACTACCTACTACTAGTCTACACAAAATTGTTATTGTTGCTTCACATTCAGTCAGCAACTGATTATGCGACCCTCTATATGGACAGCGTCTTGACATTCATTTTATAGGTTGCCCATCTCGGCCTGTTAATTGTTATGACGAACGGACGGGACATTTCAATCCTTCGATAGATCTATTGATATCTTGACAAGAGATGTAAAACTAGTAACACAGGCCCTGCTGCACGATAAAATGCCGTTAATTAGCTGTGAAGAGAGGGTAGCCTCATAATATTCAATGCACCTTATTCCAAGGCCTTCCGTTAGTTCTTGAACAATTCTTCATTCTGCGAGCACCCAACAACAGAACAAGCAGAGAATGCTCGATCGCGCTAGACGGTCACTTTCCGATTCCAGCAGAAAAATCAGAGCTTTGCAATTAATGGGCATTCCAGATGCCAGGTTATCTCCTTGCTCACGGGCGCCGGCATACGTTTAACAGCAGTTCGAAGGCTGTACGCCACTTGGAAGGGATTGGTATACCTGCAGTAAGAAAGGCTGCTGGCTTTGTCCATACTAAAGTGGTGGCGATTGAACGTGTTGTCCTTGATTTTGATGAGATTGACGGAGTTGACCGAATTGATGAGCAGAGCCTGGAGTTGTATGTGCAATGACACTGCTTTGGAATGACCCCTAGTTCTGCATGTAAGGAACCAGTTGTTCGTCCACGTCGTTCGCATCGTCCTCCTGATACCGGATTATAGAGATGGTATTGCTGTGAAGGATCATTTTGTACAGAAAAGTTTCGTATAGTATGTGGTCGGCCTTGTGGGTAGTGTCTTGACGTTTGAGGACGGAATAAGTATTGCTGCGCAAAACTTCTGTATCCAGGATAAAAACGTAATTGATCTTGTCGGTGTTGTGTTGTTGAGGTAAAATAGCTGTGTTCGGAGCCGCGTGGCGATTGCGACGACGTTTGTGGTTTCATCTCCTCacctttcttctttcgtggTTTCTTTGCCACGGGAGGGGACGGCCACAAGCGCTTCGGAGGCGGAATGCTCGTATCCTCCGCCAACAGCCGTAGCTTTGCGCCCAGATACTGCTCGGCTTGCGCTAATCGGTAAGTGATCTCGCGGACCCCGCCCACGCCGGCCGTAATGGCCAAATCATGAGGGCAGTGCGTGTCGTACGTCTCGAAAGGATCCTCAATGCACCAAAAGCCCAACGATGATTTACGAAAGACGGTTTTAGGTAGAAACGTGTCCCGACCAAGTTTGATGGACACCGTCAAGATGGAAGGGTACTCCACGACGTAAAAGCGGAAAAATCCGTACAATAGACTCGTCACCGACACCGATTCCATCGCCGGCGCTCGTTGCCATACCGACGAGACATCCTCCCACTTGAGGTAAAACGTGTCGAGGTTGTTGACGTCGTGCCATTCGTTCCTGGGATCTCGGGATATTCCCGCCGCCTGCGCCAACTCGGGACTTTGCAAGTTGGGTACAAAGCCTACGTTCTGTAGGTAGAAAATGACCAGATTCATCCACGCGTATGAGCTGAGTGTATTGTGTTGGGAAGAGCAAATACCAAACGCCTTGGCCCAGCGCTTGACTGCAATCATGAGGGCCTTGACGCGATCATCCACGATGGAATACTCACGCAGTAGCGACGAGTTGACGACGGCAATGTCGTTGAGAAAGCATACGTCAAAGTCAATGGATCCGTCGACCGTGTACGGGTTGTTGGCTCCCAGATACGTGCCCTTTATTACGGGCACCCGGGCCCGGGTGACGGGTTGCATAGCCCGAAATTCGTGTTTTCGCCGTTCCATGGTCCGACAAACTGCGTAGACCAAAGACTTCATTTCGCTTTCGTACCGTTGTACAGGACATTTGCCTATTTCGAATTGGTCTTTGACCTTTCGTGCACGCTTAAAATCCAAACTCAGATCCACGTCAGACGATTTACCCAAACTCAAATCGCTGAGACAGCTTCCGTAGACGCCCAGGCGCGCATCGGGAAATCGTTGTTGAACGAGCGTCGACAAGTGCTCGTGTAGAATATTGATGGCTCGCGTGTACGCTTGACGTTCGTTGCGGTCCTGGTGGAGTCCACAGGCAACATCCCAAAGGTGGGTGGCGGCCATTGACCGGGCGTCCCGATCGGCGAGTGGGAGCGTCGTCCAGGGCGGTTGCCTATTGCTCCGTCGCGCTCGGTAATAGTCGTGCACGAGTTGTCGGAGTCGCTGCATGGTGCCATACCTCTCACCGCGGTAAAAGTGCTCCCACAAGGCCGGGAGAGTGTCCGGGGTGGCGTATCGGGCGTGAGACCCATCCGGCGCCACACCGTGACACTCCACTCTCGGTACATCTTGTGGGTGTCCCGCTGGTGGGCCACGTCCCAGACATGTGTGCCCAGTATCCAGCAGCGTTGCTTGGTGCCGGGACCTCCCGTCAAAGAGACGGCGTCCCGAACGAGATTGGTCTCGTGACGGTGTGGGTGGTGCCAGATGCGGAGCAGCACGGGGGTCACCATGGTGAGAGAATTGAGGACACGGGCGACCCGTCACCAGGAATCAAAGCGGACGGCTTGGTCGTCTCGTGAGTACCAAACGACGTTGGATCGACAGGGTAATGGTCGTGTGGAAAACACTGTAGTTCCTGCAGGACCCGACGCGTTTTGATCCATCACATTGTAACGCACGGGTCCGATGTCGGGAGTTGTCCCAAGGGTGGATGGGATTGGCCGTCGGCGCGTCCGCACCTTGCCCGGGAAATTCGTTCGTGTACGTTTCCCACCAGGATTTATACTGGAGTAGTGTGAGGAGACGAGTCGTGGACGTGAGCAAGGGCAACCATGGCTTTTTCGGATTGTCGTCGTGACACCACACAAGTCCGTGCGCCAGTTCCAGCCGCCGCTCTGGTGAGGGCATACGGAAACAAGCAGAAACAAAAGATACTTTTCCACGGACTGAGTGTGTGTCACCCCGCCCGAGACAGGAACGGTTGGCGGCTTCAATGTGGCGTCGGTCGGAATGGAAACGAGGCGTGTGATTGTCCATCGGTACTCGGTTGGGTGCTGCCGTGGGGACCTTGTGTGGGAGAGTATGTCATAGGTACACGGCATCGGGTGCGGGGATGCCGATCCAAACAGTAGGTGTGTAGGGGTCGGGTTGCTCGACGGGGTGGATGTGAGACGTTGGATTCCGTGAAGAGTGAACGTGACTCGTAACCCTACTGTTGTTCTAGGGGAATGGTCGGGGCCGCGAAAAGAACAGCGGCCTGTGTGCACCATGTCCTACGAACCAGTACCAGTCACCGATACGGACAGTGaatacttacagttacccATACAGCATGATTCCTAGCGCACGGCGTTCGCACCACCCAGAACCTCGCCAACGTCGAGGACGGGGGtttttcctttctcgtccAATCCGTAATTCGCCAACGGCAACTCTTGGCGTGCCGTCTTGCTCTTGTTCTTTCGACTCCTGCTACTATAACTATCACTGCTCGAGTGGTGGTTTCGTCCAACGCAGAAACCAGGCGACCCCCGGGACGTACACCGCCGACGGACTGAATAGTTTCGCTCCGGCTTTGGTGGTGGAGTGCTTGCTTGTCTGTCGCTTGCTTGTGGTTGAGTGCGTGTCTGTCTGTCACTTGCTGTTCCTTGCAACTGGATCAATGTGGCGCCGTACCGTTTGGATTCTCGTTGGTGTGGTAGGGACGGGCACGGGAACCACGGAATTGCAATCCTTACCGTCACGTCAAGCCGAACaaacaccaccaccattACAACCACAGACTCCACCgcatccaccaccaccacaatcaGGGACCTGGTCGGACCAGTCTTTTTTGTGGGAACAAATTTGGGACGCTGTACAGTCCCGAATGCCCCAGTCGGCctccacaacaacgacgaaaGCGTCCGCCGACACCCAGGTGGGTGGCATCCCATCCCACACGGATCGACGCCGGGCTCTTTACCGTCACAGCTTGACGGAACACTACGCTACCCTACTCGGgcaatcacaacaacaatatcCCCACACGGCAACACCCGACTCACCGTCAACCCAAACACACGCCGATACCAATACCACCAAACCCGATCAGTCGCAACCAACACCAGACGCCCACCAACGTCGGTCGGCCTCACTCGCACATCTATTGCGTACTTGGACCGCACGGGACATGGGGGGTCGTCCCCGTCGGCGAACAACCCCGGTGGACCGGGTTTCCTCCCGACACGCTGCTTTGCCAATCTTTCCCCCCAGTCTCCGCGAGGCCAATCGCGACACCGTCCGCGAAGCCTTTACCCACGCCTACGATGCCTACATGTATCACGCCTTCCCCGCCGGCGAACTACATCCCCTTACCTGCACACCGGGAAGTTTTGATCTCGTGCGGTTGCCCGCACTCACCCTCGTGGACTCCTTGGATATGTTACTGCTCATGGACAACACCACTGAATTCGCCCGGAGTGTGGAACGATTGCGCCAGTTGCACACCGCCACACCACTCTTTCGAGTCGATCGCAACGTTTCCGTCTTTGAAACCAATATTCGGGTTCTGGGCGGTCTCTTGTCGGCTCATCAACTCGTCACGGCCTTGGTGGACAATGCCACCGTCCCGTGGCACCACGTCTGGAAacgcgacggcaacgactACGTCGTAAGGGATGGACGGCGGGATGCTTGGTCATCCACCGACACTGGCACGGACCGGGACCAGGACCAACCGTGGGTGGGCTGCGCAACACATTCCTCCTCGCCCGACTGCGTCGTGAGTACTGCGGCAacgtcatcgtcttccaccaCGACCGCCTCCACTTTTCAATCACAACCTCACAACGGCACAAAATACTGGCGCTACGATGGTTGCTTGTTGGAATGGGCCCTCGATCTCGGCAATCGACTTTTACCGGCCTTTCAAACCAAAACTGGCATTCCCTACGGCACCGTCAATCTCTTGTACGGGGTTCCCCCGGGTGAAACGCCCGTGGCCAGTTTGGCCGGTGGAGGTACCTTGTCCCTCGAATTTACTCTCCTCAGCCGTCTAACTGGCGACGACCGTTTCGAAGCGGTGGGCAAACGCGCCACCCGCGGCTTGTTCGCCTTGCGCAACCGACGCACCGATCTGTTGGGCAAACACGTGGACGTGCAAAAGGGCGTCTGGACCGAAACACTCTCCGGAATTGGTAGCAATTCGGATTCCTTTTTGGAATACCTGCTGAAACACTACATACTGTTTCCGGAAGACGGCGACTTTTGGATCCTCTTTGTGGCCGCCTACTCCGGCGTCTTTCGACACTTGCGCGTGGGGGAGTGGTACGTGGACGCCGATATGAACCGCGCCGCCGGTGGTGGTGCCCGGCACGTACTGGAATCCCTCATGGCCTTTTATCCCGGACTCCAAACCTTGTTGGGCGAGCTCGTCCCGGCGGCCCAATCCCTCAACAGCATGTTCCTCGTCCGCGAATGGCTGGGCTTTTTGCCGGAACGCTTTCATTTCGGCAGCTGGCGACTCGACGGAGGAATGAGTGGAGCCGGGAAACATCCTCTCCGACCGGAATTACTAGAATCGTGCTACTTATTGCACAAGGCGACGCAACAAGTGGgcagcgacaacaacgcCACGGGTACCTCCTCGGGTTGGTTGTGGGCGGCGGACTGGGCCCTGCGGAAACTGTCCGCGGCCCGGACCGAATGTGGGTACGCCAGTATAAAGGAACTGCGCACGTTCACGTCAGGGACCACCGATGGGTCCAGCCACGGAGTGCGGCTCAGCAACGAAATGCCCAGCTTCTTTCTGAGCGAAACACTCAAGTACCTGTATCTGATCTTTGACGAGGACAACATATTGCATCGCGACAAGGATCGCGAATGGGTTTTTACCACCGAAGCGCATCCGATTCACCACGTGCCCGTgccgccgaagaagaaaaaaggccAACCGAACCGACCATTTGCCGCCGAAATTGACGGGCTCAAAGAGATTCTGCGAGCCCGTCTGCGCAACGAAAAGACCAAAGTCGAAACCGTCGTTCATTTGGGTGGCGAGCGCTGGTCGGAGAAGCTTTCCAGCAAGGAATATCAAGCCGATTTGACGGCCGTCGTTGCGCAAGCCAAACACGTGCGAACGAGCACGGACGATGGAGAATTCGATTTTTTCGAGCCTCGTAAACTTACGACGCATGCGGAAGAGGCTTCGGAAGGCGTCATGGATGCCTTCGGGAATATTGCCACCAATACCGCGCATATGCGACTGACCGAGTTGGGCGTTGGGGATGGCTACTTGTTGCGCAAGGCGTGTCCGAATGTGTACAGTTCGGAACTCCTTTGGATGCACGCACTCAACGGTGGAGTTCTGGATTACTCCGATGTTCATGTCACGCAAATGGGTACTAACGAAAGACCCAACCGATGGTACAGCTTGGGCGCGATTGAAGCTTTGGAAGTCCAAGGACTTGGTATACATTTGGACGAGCCTAGTCATGGAACATGTCCAATTTTTAAAGACAAGAATCCAGTCGACGCCACACCTCAGGATAGTGATGGAGAGAAAAATTCGTTTATCGACGACGAAATATCGGAGTTCGAAAGCCCTATGGGAGCTTTTCGCATATCCTCCTTTCCCGAGGGTAGCGGTTTCTACATGAACCATGTGGCAAGTGGCGAGACGCTTCTGACAACGTTCTTAACCGATGACAGCGACATTAGCAATACCTTTGTCATGACGTACGCTACGCTCCCATCAACCACGCAACAAGCAAAACCGAAGGAGGGATACGCACATTTGCCGACCTGGAGACGATTGGGTCTGAAAATCCCGGATATAGAAGAAGTAGAAGAACGCATACCTGGGAACCGCGTTGTAGTTATGTCCGACCTATTTGGAAATTCCTTCACCTGTACAGTGGATGTGCTTTGGAAGTCATCCGATCCTGAGAAAAATGAAGATGAAGTCTTGGCATCGGTTCCCTGTGCACCAGGGCTCTTTGGTCCCGCCCATATGAGCAGCCTTGCGGACTCTGCTGACATTGTCATGGAAGCAATTTTGCTACCCCCTTGGGAGGACGACATCTTTGGGTGCGAATCTCCCGCAGAGTCCGGCGATGGAAATTGTGATAACAAGGTCGCGTCTTTTACCTTTACCGTGGACGTTCTATTTCCATTGGAACCTGAGGCCGGTTGGCAACCTTCGAGTCTCGAAGAAAATTTCACTTGCAAAAATGTAAATATTCAAGCGGTCCATCGTGGCGACTGCACATTTTTGGATAAAGCTATCAATCAAAAAAGACAATGGGGTGCTGGGGCAGTCATTGTGGTAAATAGCGGAGAAGATGAGCTCTTTGTTATGTCCCAGGGTACAGACGAATTGTCAGGAGTGGATCCTGATGACATTCCGCTTGCCGTTCTGGTTACTGGTTTAGATGGAGAGGCTATCCTATCAGCTGCCGCGACAGAATACAAAGAGGAGGAAGGTTACATTGCTGGACGTGTTTCACTCGTTCGCCAACAAAACACCATGTCATTACAATCGTCGGAGAATTCTGGACCACGACAATTTCCCATTGTCAATGGATCGCCCTCAATGCTTCAGCTTTTGGCCAAAGGTGGTTGGGGGGTCCAGGCGACTTCGCCAGATGTTTCCGATGGTAGCGATTGGCAACTTAGCCTCCTACACCATAAACTCGGCGATATTAGTTGACAGGAACATGGATGGAGGAACAAATTTGTTGAACAGCGGTCTAGCCTTTGTGCGAGCTGAGTAAGACCCGTCCATGCCTCCCACGAAAGAATACCAAGGTTGATTGGACCGCTTCGATTCTCTTCCCGCCGCTACACAAAAAAGCGTTGGACAAGACGGCGGCCAGGTTTCGCTTTATTCAACGCAGTTTCAACAATTGATTCTGCAAGTAAATAAAGTCTATTTGCTAGGGAAGTGATAGCCGCTAGTAAATGTGGTTGAAGAAAGCGCTGCTACGTTTCTAATAGGTACTTCGCTGGAAGGAATACCTATACGCCTTTTTCACACGAATTTCCCACTACTAcacctaactgtaaatcaaaATATGAAGTCAATAAACAATCGCTGAACTATCGCTTGGGCCCCGATTTATTATTCCGTTGCAAGGTATTTGATAACTGAGCGCGAAGAGAGTTCATAACGTTCGAGCTAGCACGGGACCGTTGTGGTTCTGGAGGGCCTCGACTAGGCGGGCCTTGATCAGTCTGTCGAAAACTAAattcttgctgctgctgtggaTGGTGAGGACCTCGATGTCCTCCCTGCTGAGAAACGTTGTATCCGGAACGATTCCCCCCCGAAAATGAAGAGTATCCGCCACGCTGTTGCGATTGGTATCCTCCCGGGGCTGGTGGCTGTTGACCTCGCCCATTAACATGTTGAAAGCGTTGTGTATGCACTCCTTGAGATTGGCTGTAGTGCTGTGGGTAACCATTTTGGTGGGCAAAGTTTTGAGTAGTCCGCTGTCCACCTTGAGGGTATTGCGCTGACGGCGGAGTATAATTTGATGTACTAGGATGATTTTGTTGCCAAGGCGGACGATTGCTGTAAGCTTCCCGTCCTTGTACTTGGTGAAGATGACCCTGGTTTAAGAAAGGATTTGGCATCTGCGGGGGTGGAGGTCCAGGTCGTTGCCGTTTTTGCTGTGGTTCCATGGCGCCCCACGCCCGTGTCCCTGCCTGATTCATTTGTTGTCCGCGGCCAGTCCTTTGAGCCAAATTCCTTTCATAGGAACCAATATTCATGCTGCCGTATCCCGATTGGTGGCTTTGCCCGTTCGATACTCCCAAGTTCGCAATCGAGCCACCTCCGCGATTCAGCCGTGGTCTTCGAATGCGCTTGTCATCTATGGAAAGCTGTGGCGGAGACAGCCTCGCTCCAGGGAGCAACACACTTTTGTGTGATAGTTTCAAAGGTTCTGAAAACGCCACACAAATTGCATCATTGGGTTTTATACTGTCAGAAAACAGTCCGTCCTGGGACTCTGAAATACGATCGGCAGATGGTGGTGGGTTAATCTCGGCGTCCTCATCGACTGGATATAACTCGTTAATGAGAGGCGGTCGCACAGACCCACTGAATCCAGCATCGTACGTTGCCGAGTCTATTAATTTAACTTTAGGGGCCTTGGCCGTCTTGCCTCCTGACAAAACGGATGCTAGTTTCTTGCTTAACGGATGCGATCGATGAACAAACAAATACCCATCGTCGAGTCCACGAGCGTTGCAAAGTAATTCCTCTTTCGTCCACTTTGTCATTGTTGGACTCATTGCTCCAAGAAGGCGATCTTCCTCAAtaaatggaagaagaacaacCCATAACCAAGGCATGGCTTTTCCGTTCGGATCCACAGGAACTTCGCCGGGATAGAAATCGAGAATAGGACTTTCTGGATCCGTCATTAGCCACCGCGCTGCCTTCGGAATGGCGTGGGCGGAATCCGACGGTAAGACCGCCATCAGCTGTTCTACAGGATTGAAGGGAGTTGCGAGTTCAAAAGCTCTCACATCCTTTTCAAATCGTTCAATGTTTCTTAAATCTGAAGCAAAGGGTCCGTAGTGAAATGGGTAGTACCATTTCCAGCTGGGACAACCGTCATAATAGTACTTCATCACCCAACACAATCCCATTACATACGATCTAAACAAATGCTCTCGCCCTCCATGAGCTTCTACGTCATCAGCCTTGCATTTGTCCGTGTAATATCGATCTTTCCACCCAGATTCGTGCAAGCGAACCTTGTCCTCGATACTATTTGAATACTCGtccagtttcttttgctgctcAGCCTTGACCTTTTCCTTAAAGGCTTTGGCAACCGCTGGATCTACTTCAACAATAATATCATCGATACGTGCAGCATCCTCGTCTCGATCGTCTTCCACATCGTCATCCTCCCCGGCATCATCTTCGAATTCCTCTTCCATATCCCCAACCTGGCCGGGATCGGGCTTGACTTGGACTGCCTTCTCTGACACGTCGTCCTTTTCCCCCACCTCGTCCAGTTTCCGTTTTACGTTGGAAGATTCTTTCGCGTCAGTTgtggctttttcttcttcaaccACGACGATGTTATCATTTAACCGTACACCCTCTTTTGGTTGCTCCGTCCTTGGCGCAATATCGCTTTCTTGTTTCTCCTCATCCATTACGTGTGCGCCAACTAAACTAGCCTTCAAAGCTTGCGCCGCGGCGTCATTATCGTCCGCCATCATGTGTCGCGCTTTCGTCTGTTGTCGAGATTCTTCCTTGGCGCGATGTCCGCGTTGCAACGCGACCGCCTTGCCCTCTTCCGCTTTGGCCAAAATTCGAGCCGACCGCCCTTGTGCGGGTGGAGGTGGTACTGGTGGAGGTTGAGGCGGATTGGAGCGATTCCGGGGAGCGAATCGTGCGCGTCGCTCCTTTTCACGTGTTTCGTTATCGTGTTTCATAGCAAACACGTGGTCTTCGATCGCCCCGACTTCGGCCAGAATCACGTCGACGTGGGACAAATTGACGTTGCCACCCGACCGGGTCAAGTACGACCCCAATCCGGGCAGCACGCGCTGATAAACGTTGAAAAGGTAATCCAAGGCTCCGTCTCGAATGTCTAAGGAGGGCAAGTGCGGCAAAAAATCATTTCCGACGAAAAAACACAAAAATACGACGTCGTCCAAGAGGCGCTCCAGTGAAGGCGCAAAGGGCAATCGCGCCGGATCCAAGAGGGGAGCAAACTCGTGGGCCAGATATTCCCGCAAAATTGGAATCGATATCCGCTGGATAGGTTTACCCTGATTATCGAGTATTCCCTGCATAGCGTGTGCTCCCGCCGCCTCATCCAAAGCTTTTTGGCGATCCAAAAACCCCGATTCCATTTGTCGTCGTTCCTGCGTTTCCATCGATTTGCGTCCAAACGTGACTTCTTCGCGGGAAATATAAAAGTGCGCTTCGTGCGTGGCGAGGGCGAGCATGATGAGATCGGCATCGAGACCGTGGAGGACGTGAACAAGGTTGGGATTGTATCCGGGTTGGGCTCGTTGCAAACGGACGTGGGCCATGATTTTGTGCTCTCCCTCGCCCGGCACCGAAGCGTCGCTGAAAATGACCTTGATGGACTGCCAAGCCTTGTCGGTCGAAATACGTTTACGGACATAGAAACGCACGTAGTCAGCGAGTCGGAGCATAAAGGGTGTTCCTGGCGTAATGACGTTACTGTCCCAAGGGTCCGTTGCCTTACGGGGCGGGGCTTGTTCGCCCACGGCGACCAGTTCGTCCCGAATGTGTGTTTCGAGCTCCTTGAGCTCCCGGGCTTCCTGGGCGGAACGGAAACGACGTGCCCGCTGCTGATTCATTTTCGCTCGGGGAGCGACACCATCAATGGCCAAGTACAGTAGTTTGCGTGGACGCGTGATGCGAAACAAGCGGTCCACGTAGCGACAGACATTTTCGTacatttcttcttcggtttGGGGTTGGGGACCGACCTCGGGATGCGAACAGGGATGAATGATACCGTTCATATCAATGTACAGATTGTCGCATTCTAAACCGCTAGGATTGGGACGCGTCGAATCGAAAGGGAGACGAATGGAAGAATCCGGACCCGCGAGATGGACCCGATCTTCCAACACATCCTGCACAATTTTGGGATACTTCTCCGACAGCCAGCGGTAAAAGGCCGGAACTCCCATGCTGTTTTATCTCGCGTACCCGCACAAACTCTACTCAGGGCTCCGTAGCTGTAGGGGTTTCTTACCAAGAACAACAGGACAGCGTAGAAGGGGTTTAACGCATTTGCCTACAAGTGACGGAGGATGGATCATGGTGATCGTTGCTAGCCGAAAGACGAAACACTCGAACCGCAAAAGCGTTGGTTTTGGTTGGAATTCGCGACACTGCGACACGAGCAGCTTTTTTCGAACGGACCAAGCCAGACAAGGAGACGTTTCCATTGTACAGTGTCTGATTTGCATATAACCTTAACGCTTTAACGTCCTTTGTTCAAGTTTGAAAAGTCAGCGACGATCCCAATAAGACAACCCTCACACATTCCGAATCCAAGCGGAACGACGAAAGCGATCTCGTGCCCACATTACACCACTACCTATAGCAAACACTTTACTGGTACTGTTGCTACCTAGCCAGCGGCGTTGACCATTGCCGCCTATTCCTATTCGCACCTCTGCTCATCAGCGATACTCGGATCCGGTTCGAGTTGAGCCACAACCTCCAATAATACGTTACCGTTCGGCATCGCGAACGACGTATGCGCACTCGCCGCCAATCG
The genomic region above belongs to Phaeodactylum tricornutum CCAP 1055/1 chromosome 16, whole genome shotgun sequence and contains:
- a CDS encoding predicted protein, whose amino-acid sequence is MQRLRQLVHDYYRARRSNRQPPWTTLPLADRDARSMAATHLWDVACGLHQDRNERQAYTRAINILHEHLSTLVQQRFPDARLGVYGSCLSDLSLGKSSDVDLSLDFKRARKVKDQFEIGKCPVQRYESEMKSLVYAVCRTMERRKHEFRAMQPVTRARVPVIKGTYLGANNPYTVDGSIDFDVCFLNDIAVVNSSLLREYSIVDDRVKALMIAVKRWAKAFGICSSQHNTLSSYAWMNLVIFYLQNVGFVPNLQSPELAQAAGISRDPRNEWHDVNNLDTFYLKWEDVSSVWQRAPAMESVSVTSLLYGFFRFYVVEYPSILTVSIKLGRDTFLPKTVFRKSSLGFWCIEDPFETYDTHCPHDLAITAGVGGVREITYRLAQAEQYLGAKLRLLAEDTSIPPPKRLWPSPPVAKKPRKKKAILPQQHNTDKINYVFILDTEVLRSNTYSVLKRQDTTHKADHILYETFLYKMILHSNTISIIRYQEDDANDVDEQLVPYMQN
- a CDS encoding mannosyl-oligosaccharide alpha-1,2-mannosidase (Possibly catalyzes the hydrolysis of terminal 1,2-linked alpha-D-mannose residues in the oligosaccharide Man9-GlcNAc2.; glycosyl hydrolase family 47); translated protein: MGGRPRRRTTPVDRVSSRHAALPIFPPSLREANRDTVREAFTHAYDAYMYHAFPAGELHPLTCTPGSFDLVRLPALTLVDSLDMLLLMDNTTEFARSVERLRQLHTATPLFRVDRNVSVFETNIRVLGGLFTAATSSSSTTTASTFQSQPHNGTKYWRYDGCLLEWALDLGNRLLPAFQTKTGIPYGTVNLLYGVPPGETPVASLAGGGTLSLEFTLLSRLTGDDRFEAVGKRATRGLFALRNRRTDLLGKHVDVQKGVWTETLSGIGSNSDSFLEYLLKHYILFPEDGDFWILFVAAYSGVFRHLRVGEWYVDADMNRAAGGGARHVLESLMAFYPGLQTLLGELVPAAQSLNSMFLVREWLGFLPERFHFGSWRLDGGMSGAGKHPLRPELLESCYLLHKATQQVGSDNNATGTSSGWLWAADWALRKLSAARTECGYASIKELRTFTSGTTDGSSHGVRLSNEMPSFFLSETLKYLYLIFDEDNILHRDKDREWVFTTEAHPIHHV